The proteins below come from a single Camelus bactrianus isolate YW-2024 breed Bactrian camel chromosome 2, ASM4877302v1, whole genome shotgun sequence genomic window:
- the LOC105079140 gene encoding putative tripartite motif-containing protein 61: MALAASLAQLHAEASCPICLDCLTDPVTTGCGHNFCHACLQQRWEGLRDLFPCPLCLQPCPERSCRRNSQLSHLADAVRQLPSTRAKRGRQGEAPLCEKHSQALSLFCEEDLELLCPQCRLSSEHRHHPLVPVEQAAVCHRRRLKGYLEPLTEQLEAAEKGLEMQVSKSFELVSNMENQRSKLHSEVEHFKRFLGTEHYEIHVKLLNEEKSVVDKITGKKIQISDHGSTLKSLLYEITNKCSQTDLDLLTGIERIHRSYENLESPAAFWSEVKKEVFTLPPQYFGLHKMISNFHVHLTLEPETAHQSLRISQDQKTATFQRMEPNCVHPPKCLPLSPLS, encoded by the coding sequence ATGGCCCTGGCGGCCTCCCTGGCGCAGCTGCACGCGGAGGCCAGCTGCCCCATCTGCCTGGACTGCCTGACGGACCCGGTGACCACGGGCTGTGGGCACAACTTCTGTCACGCCTGCCTCCAGCAGCGCTGGGAGGGGCTCCGGGACCTCTTCCCCTGCCCGCTctgcctgcagccctgccctgagCGCAGCTGCAGGAGGAACAGCCAGTTAAGCCACCTGGCTGACGCTGTGAGGCAGCTTCCCAGCACGAGGGCCAAGAGGGGCCGGCAGGGGGAGGCCCCCCTGTGTGAGAAGCACAGTCAGGCCCTGAGCCTGTTCTGTGAGGAGGACCTGGagctgctgtgtccccagtgcagGCTCTCCTCTGAGCACCGCCACCACCCCCTGGTGCCTGTGGAGCAAGCTGCAGTGTGTCACAGGAGGAGGCTCAAGGGCTACCTGGAGCCCCTGACAGAGCAGCTGGAAGCTGCTGAAAAGGGCTTAGAAATGCAAGTCTCCAAGTCATTTGAGTTGGTGTCCAACATGGAGAATCAAAGGAGCAAACTGCACTCTGAAGTTGAACACTTTAAGCGTTTCTTGGGAACAGAGCATTACGAAATTCATGTTAAGCTGCTAAATGAAGAAAAGAGTGTTGTAGATAAaataactgggaaaaaaatccaaatatcaGACCACGGATCCACGTTGAAAAGTCTGCTTTATGAAATAACCAACAAGTGTTCCCAGACTGACCTGGATTTACTCACAGGCATTGAAAGAATCCACAGAAGCTATGAAAATTTAGAGAGCCCAGCAGCCTTTTGGTCTGAAGTGAAGAAGGAGGTTTTCACTCTCCCCCCACAGTATTTTGGCTTGCACAAAATGATTAGCAACTTTCATGTGCATTTGACGCTGGAGCCTGAAACTGCTCACCAGAGCCTCCGAATTTCACAAGATCAGAAAACTGCAACCTTTCAAAGGATGGAACCAAACTGTGTTCATCCTCCCAAGTGTTTACCTCTTAGCCCGCTGTCCTGA